From the genome of Haemophilus parainfluenzae, one region includes:
- a CDS encoding aminoacyl-histidine dipeptidase: MSEIITLQPQLLWKWFDQICAIPHPSHHEDALATFIVNWAKEKQFFAERDEAGNVLIRKPATAGMENSQPVVLQAHLDMVPQANEGNPHNFTQDPIRPYIDGDWVKAQGTTLGADNGIGLASTLAVLESTDIAHPPLEVLLTMTEETGMDGAVNLRRNWLKSEILINTDTEEIGEIYIGCAGGVNANVELPVHRESNSFSHSLQINLKGLRGGHSGCDIHTTRANAIKVLARLLAKLSQNQPHFALAEIRGGSIRNAIPREAATTICFNHDVESVKSAVKNFEVLLKEELAIAEPNLTLTVEQVENPQQTFTLESTQQVINLLNVLPNGVIRNSDVIKNVVESSLSIGVLKTLEDKIEGTILIRSLIESGKEYVEDTLTSLAKLTGATVEFSGSYPGWKPVNDTAILTLMKKHYAEVLGKEPEIKVIHAGLECGLLKEHYPNIDMISVGPTIRNAHSPDEKVQISTVQTYWELLTKVLADIK; encoded by the coding sequence ATGTCAGAAATTATCACATTACAACCGCAATTACTTTGGAAATGGTTTGATCAAATTTGTGCGATTCCACATCCTTCACATCATGAAGATGCACTCGCCACTTTTATTGTCAACTGGGCAAAAGAAAAACAATTCTTTGCAGAACGTGATGAAGCCGGCAATGTATTAATTCGTAAACCCGCTACCGCAGGGATGGAAAATAGCCAACCTGTTGTCTTACAAGCACATTTAGATATGGTGCCACAAGCCAATGAAGGCAATCCTCATAATTTTACCCAAGACCCTATTCGTCCTTATATCGACGGGGATTGGGTAAAAGCTCAAGGTACCACACTCGGTGCGGATAACGGTATTGGTTTAGCCTCAACCTTAGCGGTATTAGAAAGTACCGATATTGCACATCCTCCGCTTGAAGTGTTACTCACCATGACTGAAGAAACCGGCATGGATGGTGCTGTAAATCTTCGCCGCAACTGGTTAAAATCAGAAATCTTAATTAATACTGATACCGAAGAAATCGGTGAAATCTATATTGGTTGTGCTGGTGGGGTGAATGCTAATGTTGAACTACCTGTTCACCGTGAAAGCAATTCATTCAGCCATAGTTTGCAAATTAACTTAAAAGGTTTACGCGGCGGTCACTCTGGTTGTGATATTCACACCACACGTGCGAATGCGATTAAAGTATTAGCGCGTTTATTAGCAAAACTTTCACAAAATCAACCGCACTTTGCTCTTGCAGAAATTCGCGGTGGATCAATTCGTAATGCGATTCCACGTGAAGCGGCTACAACTATTTGCTTCAATCATGATGTAGAAAGCGTAAAAAGTGCGGTCAAAAATTTTGAAGTTTTATTGAAAGAAGAGCTTGCTATCGCTGAGCCAAACTTAACTTTAACAGTTGAGCAAGTTGAAAATCCACAACAAACCTTCACGCTTGAAAGCACCCAACAAGTGATTAATTTGCTGAATGTGTTACCAAACGGTGTGATTCGTAACAGTGATGTAATCAAAAACGTCGTGGAAAGCTCATTAAGTATTGGTGTGTTAAAAACCCTTGAAGATAAAATCGAAGGCACAATTCTTATTCGCTCATTGATTGAAAGCGGTAAAGAATATGTAGAAGACACCTTAACCTCACTCGCTAAACTCACTGGTGCAACAGTTGAATTTTCAGGTTCTTACCCAGGTTGGAAACCAGTAAATGACACCGCAATTTTGACATTAATGAAAAAACATTATGCAGAAGTGCTTGGCAAAGAGCCTGAGATTAAAGTGATTCACGCGGGGCTTGAATGTGGCTTGTTGAAAGAACATTATCCGAATATTGATATGATTTCTGTGGGACCAACTATTCGTAATGCGCATTCGCCAGATGAAAAAGTCCAAATTTCAACAGTACAAACTTACTGGGAATTACTCACTAAAGTCTTAGCGGATATTAAATAA
- the gpt gene encoding xanthine phosphoribosyltransferase: protein MSEKYVVTWDMFQMHARKLAERLLPATQWKGIIAVSRGGLFPAAVLARELNIRFVETVCIASYDHDEQGALKVLHRADGDGEGMIVVDDLVDTGNTARAIREMYPKAKFVTVFAKPAGAELVDDYVIDIPQNTWIEQPWDLGLTFVPPLARK from the coding sequence ATGAGCGAAAAATATGTTGTGACTTGGGATATGTTCCAAATGCATGCCCGCAAATTAGCGGAACGTTTACTTCCTGCCACTCAGTGGAAAGGTATCATTGCAGTAAGCCGTGGTGGTTTATTCCCAGCAGCGGTACTTGCTCGCGAATTAAATATTCGTTTCGTAGAAACTGTGTGTATTGCCAGTTATGATCACGATGAACAAGGTGCATTAAAAGTATTACACCGCGCAGATGGTGATGGTGAAGGAATGATCGTGGTAGACGATTTGGTAGATACCGGCAATACCGCTCGTGCAATTCGTGAAATGTATCCAAAAGCAAAATTCGTCACGGTATTCGCAAAACCTGCAGGTGCTGAGTTAGTGGATGATTACGTGATTGATATTCCACAAAACACTTGGATTGAACAACCTTGGGATTTAGGTTTAACTTTCGTGCCACCATTGGCAAGAAAATAA